ACAGCATTTATCGATGCAATCCCACcgaaagggagaggatcTGTCAATGACGAGCTTTGAAGTTTGCATGACGGTTCATCTTGCTTGACACACGATGAGACGActtttccttctctggCGCTATTTCGTTCCTGTCAAGCTAGCGAGAAATGACATAGACGTTTGAATGTCAGGTTTCGAGCAGAGCAGCAGGCTCAGAGTGGATGACCATGAGAATGACATGTCATGACATATAAGTTATGCTTCATTCTCGTTCTCTAGGAAGTCCTATGCGTCcgatgaggagggacaTTCACTTTGAGCCGATAGCGCCCgcaccaccgccacccCCTCCGCCGAACAGCGATCCCATCAGGCTCTGCAGCATGTCGTTGCCTCCTTGACTTCTTGGTGGTGGAATGAGGAAGACTTCCGTCGCAATCTGACCGAGGACCTGCAGGTCGTCACTATTATCAGTCCCACTACTTGCTTGTTTGGCTGAGAAGACGCACCTCTTGGACCTCCTTTTGACCCAAAACACCACCCGCCCCACTTATCCTCGTATATCTTCCGCACAGGGCATGCCATTCTTTCCCCATGCCACCGTCCATTCCTCGGGCAGCCACTCCACTAACGCCCGGTGCTGGCGCGCGTTGAACCGTGATCAGAGCGAGTTGGCAGAAGTTCAACGTCGTTGAGGTGGTAAGGTGGATCtcggacaaggagaaggaggtctgAGAAGGTAAGGCGGCGATGAAGTTTCTGTGGaatggggaagaaggcgaggacAGCAGGGATAGGAGATGCGAGAGGAATGTGAGAGCGGGAAGGATTGACGGTGGGGATTGAGCGAGGAAAGGTAGCGTGCCACGGATAGCATAAGGTCCAGGATCTAGTTTGCCTTTTTCGCACCTGAAGTATCAAACAGCCAGGTAAGAAATCATTTCTGAACGATagaaggaagaagcatACCACTCGAACATCATTTCCGCAAGGGTTATAGCGGAGTCTCTCTTTCCTGAGGCAAGCAAATGTTGTTCGGCAGCTTCAAACACTCGGTCTAACCCCCGCCAGCTCGATCAGCACTCCCCCTCACCAAAGCAGTCTGTTAGTAGACTCAGCTCTCACCTTTATAGTACATCTCTCCAATGTATTGATGGAGGTTGGGATCGCCTGTAGGACATTCACCATGTGTCTGGGTCCATTTTATAGCAGCGTCCGCCAGCTTTTTGCGCCATGGTCCACTGGATGGTGTGAGTGCAAGCAGCTGTGTGATTGACGCTAGAGTACAGTCAGTTATGATCAATGTTAGTGAGAAGTGTCAGGCGCCTCTCCATGGTCTCGCGAGAGACGCCATAAGGCAGAAAAGGGACCACCGCTCACCTCTAGACTTCTCATCAACTTCGATACCTTTATCGCCCATGATCCCTACCATCTTCACACCCAGTTCACTTCCACTGCCACCTTCCCCCAGCTTCAACAGCTCCTTCGCGGTCGCGAACAGGATAGCGATGGCTATATCATGATGGTTGGAATGAACGAGTCGAGCGGTGGTGGTAAGACATTTCTGATGAGCTGAATAGGCATTAGGAAGCAAGGAGAGAATAGGTGGAAGCAGTGATTCCACCGATGGTGGTTTGCTACTTCGGGGCGGCATCTCGCCTGCGTATAGTGAGCTGGCGGATTAGGGAATGAGACAAGGAAAAATAGAGCGATAATTTGATTGAAACGGAAAGAACACAAATAcattcgatgatgaggtgatgTATTGCCATGAACAAACGCGTAGAGTGAGTGGTATGTGCCGGTAAACTCGTGGCATTTTCCCGTCCCCCAGCTCTTCACCGGCATTCCTGCCGTCTCATTTACAGAAAAGACTGCAGTGCTATTCGAGGACGTCATTTTCGACAACTCGAAGACCTGCAATCACTCAGCCGCTCAGCCGTTATGCACCGCGTAACAATGCTCGGGCCGGCCGAATGGACAGGCAGCCTTTCCCAATGCAATCTCGGACGATGTGGAAGCCAGAGCCATAGTTTCTGGACTTTGAACATCCGTCCAAAACGAATTTGCACTCGCTCGCATATGTACCCGTTCCCAGAACCCTTCGTGAGAATGCCATGCATCAATGGTACACTACTCCTGCCTAACCCAACAAATACCAACCAAAGCCCTCTTAGAACTTGGCGAAACCCTTCGCGGCCTTGTTCTTGGACACACGGAGGACGTTGAATCGAACAGTCTTGGAGAGAGGTCGGCATTGACCTATAGGTTGGAGTTGAGGTTAGATATGCATCAGACCGACTAGGCAGGGATGGCAtctgactcaccaacaGTAACCTGGTCACCGATCTCGACTCGGAAAGCAGGAGAGCAGTGGGCAGCGAGGTTCTTGTGTCGTTTTTCGTATCGTCGGTATTTAGGGATGCtgaagggaaagaggaaaaggtcaaTAAACTTGGTTTTCTGCATACGCAATGACGCCAGACTCACTAGTGAAGGTACTCTCgtcggatgatgatggtgttggTCATCTTGGTGGAGTGGACGACACCAGTGAGGATTCGACCTCGGATAGAGACGTCACCGGTGAAGGGGCACTTCTTGTCGATGTAAGTACCGTTGATAGCCTCTGCAGTGAGAAAGTGGATCATTAGCGATCGTCAAAGAAGAAACCAAAGCTGTTGCCGAGCGAGTGACAGCGGAGACGCCTCGACTGAAGACGCCAGTAGCAAGATATGTCTGCTACGACAGATGACCTCCTCAAAGGAACAATGTCCACCGGACTTCCCTCTGACCACTCGCCGACCGATCCTTTCTGCTTGCTCCTTCAAATGACTAAaaccacactcaccagcagGGGTCCTGAAACCGAGACCGACATCCTTATACCATCGCTTGGTCTTGGTGGTGATCTTCTTTCCGCCTGTACATTCCAACATCCCCCAGAGTATATCGAAAAGACATCGCAGCACCAATAATCATCCAAATATTATCCATCATCCGGCAGAATCGTGGATATCGAGGAAATACATCGAATCAACGTGATAGAGATTGATATGGTCGAATATTGGGTGAAGAGTCGAAGAGCATGCAGACATGGACGTTAGCTATCCATCCTTGAGTCCTCGATTCCGAAATTCATCATGCCCTTCCACCAACTCGTTCTCTGCTATCTCgctccctctctctctcctcttgaAATGAACGAACGATACGCACCCTTGGACTTGGCATTCTGGAAGAGGTGCTGCTTTTGGAAAGCCTTCTCGGTTTGCTCAGCCATGATGAAAGCTTTCTTTTATTGGTTTTGTTGAgggttgaggagaaggggaagaacgagTAGCAAGTAAACGGATTAGAGGTTTCCACCAACAACGAATCGACGACCtggagtgtgagtgtgagtgtgtgactgcaggaggaggtaggTAGCAATGCGCTTCTCTGCCAAACGGTGTAACCAGAGCATGTACTGTGTGGCACCCCTTTTTCACCCAATAATCCGTACGGTCGGAGTTTCACGGAGTTTGGATATTTTTATCCTTTTATCTTGTGGCATTCAAAACTGATCCcgtctctttccctccccCTGCGGCGACCTCCGCATCATCACCCTGTTCCTCGTGGCTTCGGACATGACGTCCTATCGATTCCATTGGTAAAGACTTTGAAATTCGATTGATCTTTCCATCGTTGCAGATCACAAGGTCAGTGCAGGGAACGACAATGTCGAAACGACTTAACAAAAGACAGCAGagggagctggaagagctAGAAGCGCTCAAAGCTCAGCAGCCcaaagaagaggtggtTGAAGACaagagcgaggaagaagatgaagaggaagaggaacaagTGAAGGTTACCGCAGGTGGACCTATCAATGCCTTCGCAGCTGTGAGTTATCTCTGTCCTGACATATTGGTTGATCGAGCTCATGAAGTGGTAGCTCGGTGGTGAGAGCGGTGAGGATGCTGAAGAGgccgaagacgaggaggaagaggctcCCACAGTGGCTGTAAAGAAGGTCGGTGGGTTCCTTGCAAAGTGTCGCTTCGGCTGATCACGACTTGCTGTagaccaagaagaagaagaacaagaagaagaagcctACAGGGTCGACTGTTGACATGCCAGGCGACGCAACGCCTGCCAACGTTGGCACTCCTGGAAACGctggtggaaagaagaagaagggcaagggggACCCTTTTGCTGGCATGGACGAAGTTGAT
The nucleotide sequence above comes from Kwoniella newhampshirensis strain CBS 13917 chromosome 8, whole genome shotgun sequence. Encoded proteins:
- a CDS encoding 40S ribosomal protein uS17 produces the protein MAEQTEKAFQKQHLFQNAKSKGGKKITTKTKRWYKDVGLGFRTPAEAINGTYIDKKCPFTGDVSIRGRILTGVVHSTKMTNTIIIRREYLHYIPKYRRYEKRHKNLAAHCSPAFRVEIGDQVTVGQCRPLSKTVRFNVLRVSKNKAAKGFAKF